TAATAATCTCTTTCTTTCCTTCTTGTCATCTCAATGTTGAGCTATTTCGTTTTTTTCTCTTGTAATTAGTTTAGATGATCCAGTAATGTGGGGAGGGTTCAAGGGTCTTCTTCTTTCTTTGGATCCAGAGCTGGCTCGATGGGTTCTTGCTGCTGAGGACATATGTTTCAAGAACCCTGTCTTCTCCTACATCTTCCGCACTGGTAAGCTCTCTCTTTTGTTTTGTTGCTTCTTTGCAGGTCAAATGTTAACGAGTTCTTATGAGCAGGCAAATGTATACCTATAACTAGAGGAGGTGGAATCTACCAAGAACACATGAGTGAAGCTCTAGACCGATTAAAAGATGGATCATGGGTAAGTTACTCTTAATGTTCAAGAAATTGCTAGGTGGTGGTGGTTAGGCGCCGTATAGAGGACTATTGTTAAGGATGACAAGTAGACCAATTTCTTAAACGTCTAGGCTGATTTTTTTTTTTTAAATTGTTTCGTTTACATCCGATTTGCTAATTAGGCACCACATAGACTGATTTTTAGAACACTTGTCTTGCACATTTGAACAAATAGTGAGATCTTTTCTGAACTCTAAACCTTTTGGTTTTAATCATTGACTAGTAGTTGCATACCTTCCCAGAGGGAAAGGTGTTTCAAGATGATGTGCCTATAAGACGTCTTAAATGGGGAACTGCAAGCCTCATCGCTCGTTGCCCTGTTACACCAATCGTCTTGCCAATTATCCACCGTGGTTTTGACGAGGTAACATGTCCTAACTCTAGCATCCGTTGTCCTAAACTCGCTACTTACTTACATTGTTCTAACTAACTTAGATGATGCCGGAGAAGTATTTGTATGGTAGAAGACCACCGTTACCGCTGTGGAACAAGAACCTTCGAGTTGTAGTTGGTGAACCAATCGAGTTTGATGTTCCCATGATGGTTGAGACCGCTGTCTCGGCCTCCCGTCATGTAATGGTTCCTCCTCTTCAGGAAGCTAGATGGCCTGTTCTATCTTTAGCTGGCAAAGAGCTAGATGAAACTGCTCAGAAATGTCTCTACACAGCTCTTTCTGAGAAGATTCAGTCCTCACTGGAAACACTGAGACTGTTAGCTAAGCGGTTGTGACTTTAGAACAGAATCCGGTTCACAATTTTAAAGTTTCCGGTTTTGATCCGGTACAGTAATCAATTATTTCGTTTATTTAATATTTTCTTGAGCTGAGAAAATATTCTTCAAGTTGTAATAAGAAAGAAATTGTAACAGTTTAAATTTAAATAAAGGAAAATAGCTCGAATGATTAGTTATGTTTAACATTTTATTTTATTAGAATTGGTTTGAAACCAATGTTTTTAAACCCGATCCGGACACTGAACCGGACGACTTACCGGGTCACTGGGTCACTGGATCGACCGCGGATGAACTGCAGGTTAATAAATTAATTAATTTTATTATATAATAATATATTAGCTATGAAAATAAATATATAAAAACTAAAGTTTAATATTTTCTTAATGTTTTAAAAAAAAAATAATAATAGTTTGGATATGTATATATTTTATGTTTAAAAAGTATTTAGAAAATACTTAACTTTAGTTTTTATATTTTTATTTTTATTTGACATGCAAAATATAAAAAAATAGTTTAGACTATTTAATATTTTGTGTAACAAAGTAAGAGTTATGACATCTTAAAAAATCAAGATATAAAAATGTCTAATGTGAATAATAAATTAAACTTCAAATTCAAATAAACCAAAAGTAAAAAATTATTTTAATAAATTGTCAATAACGGAAATAAACTAACACCAAATCACATCAACTAATTTTGGTTCTCTCTACCATAGTTCAATTCATTTTCTTTAAGTGGCA
This genomic interval from Brassica oleracea var. oleracea cultivar TO1000 chromosome C2, BOL, whole genome shotgun sequence contains the following:
- the LOC106325526 gene encoding N-acylphosphatidylethanolamine synthase-like, whose protein sequence is MGRIMEWAARSDHLGGIPRKAVITAVGAFARAVANLCNKTTVHNADTLLTLVRSRPPGVPLITVSNHMSTLDDPVMWGGFKGLLLSLDPELARWVLAAEDICFKNPVFSYIFRTGKCIPITRGGGIYQEHMSEALDRLKDGSWLHTFPEGKVFQDDVPIRRLKWGTASLIARCPVTPIVLPIIHRGFDEMMPEKYLYGRRPPLPLWNKNLRVVVGEPIEFDVPMMVETAVSASRHVMVPPLQEARWPVLSLAGKELDETAQKCLYTALSEKIQSSLETLRLLAKRL